A single region of the Chryseobacterium culicis genome encodes:
- a CDS encoding thioredoxin family protein, translated as MKKILSIILLLLLNFSFAQVKWMTIEEALKAQKENPKKILIDFYADWCGPCKIMDKKTYGHPVIAQILNENYYPVKFNAEEKKSIEIFGRTFSNPNSEHKKGKNSLHEFTQYMNVGAVPSTVFLDEHGDPITILQGELSAKELEPYLELISKDLFKKIKTREQWEDYQKKFKSKIKE; from the coding sequence ATGAAGAAAATTTTAAGCATAATCCTCTTACTTTTATTAAATTTCAGTTTTGCTCAGGTAAAGTGGATGACTATTGAAGAAGCCTTAAAAGCCCAAAAAGAAAATCCCAAGAAAATACTTATTGATTTTTATGCAGACTGGTGTGGCCCATGCAAAATCATGGATAAAAAAACATATGGACATCCTGTGATTGCTCAGATTCTCAATGAGAATTACTATCCGGTAAAGTTTAATGCAGAAGAAAAAAAGAGCATTGAAATCTTTGGAAGAACATTTTCCAATCCGAACAGTGAGCACAAAAAAGGAAAGAATTCCCTGCACGAGTTTACACAATATATGAATGTAGGAGCTGTTCCGAGTACGGTATTTCTGGATGAGCACGGAGATCCTATTACCATTCTTCAGGGAGAATTATCCGCTAAAGAACTGGAACCTTATCTGGAACTGATCTCAAAAGATTTGTTCAAAAAGATTAAAACCAGAGAACAGTGGGAAGACTACCAAAAAAAGTTCAAATCTAAAATCAAAGAGTAA
- a CDS encoding peptide MFS transporter gives MSLTLDEIQNFKGKYPRQIWSLFFSEMWERFCFYGMRGMLVFFMISQLNFHEKEANLQYGATQAFVYAFTFVGGLFADKILGFRKSLFWGGLLMIVGSLILATDPHKFFFLGIAFTVVGTGFFKPNISSMVGQLYKPNDSRADAGFSLFYAGINLGALLGGYLCIAIGKGEFLSNIIPEEMRWHIAFGLASIVMVISLINFVFTQRTLGTIGLQPGHPLAEEKTAPIPKWKEYGVYVLSLVFVPIIMTMVAKTEYTDYFMWTIGPLTLIYLFYEMSKVTASERKKLWAALVFIIFSIIFWGIYEQSGGSLSIFAAKNLNKDLFGLDPNGVNNSGGAFFIIFLAPIIGLLWIWLNKRKIEPNTLIKFGLGFIFLGLGYYVLFATRLFADLQGITSLNFFTLALLIITLGELCLSPIGLSIMTKLSTKNLQGMMMGMWFLASAYGQYVAGIIGASLATSKEGSTNYDALITYTDGYKQLGLYAIIAGVVLILISPYVKKLMQDVK, from the coding sequence ATGAGCTTAACTTTAGATGAAATACAAAATTTCAAAGGAAAGTATCCCAGACAAATCTGGAGCCTGTTTTTCTCTGAAATGTGGGAACGCTTCTGTTTCTACGGAATGCGTGGAATGTTGGTTTTCTTTATGATCTCCCAACTTAATTTCCATGAAAAAGAAGCCAACCTTCAATACGGTGCCACTCAGGCCTTTGTATATGCCTTTACTTTTGTAGGCGGTCTTTTTGCCGATAAAATTTTAGGATTCCGAAAATCCCTGTTCTGGGGTGGTCTCCTGATGATCGTAGGAAGTTTAATCCTTGCTACTGATCCGCACAAATTCTTTTTCTTGGGAATAGCATTCACCGTAGTCGGTACAGGTTTCTTCAAACCTAACATTTCATCTATGGTAGGACAGCTTTATAAACCTAATGACTCAAGAGCCGATGCCGGATTTTCACTTTTCTATGCAGGTATTAACCTAGGCGCTTTGCTGGGAGGTTATTTATGTATTGCTATTGGAAAAGGAGAATTTCTAAGTAATATTATTCCAGAAGAGATGAGATGGCATATTGCTTTTGGATTAGCTTCAATAGTAATGGTAATAAGCTTGATTAACTTTGTATTCACCCAAAGAACATTGGGAACTATTGGTCTACAGCCGGGGCATCCTTTAGCAGAAGAAAAAACAGCTCCCATACCAAAATGGAAAGAATATGGAGTATACGTTTTGTCATTGGTTTTTGTACCCATCATTATGACCATGGTTGCCAAAACAGAGTATACGGATTATTTCATGTGGACAATCGGGCCATTGACTTTAATCTATTTATTCTATGAAATGTCTAAAGTAACAGCTTCCGAGCGTAAAAAACTTTGGGCAGCATTGGTCTTCATTATATTCTCCATCATATTCTGGGGAATTTATGAACAAAGTGGAGGTTCTTTAAGTATTTTTGCGGCTAAGAACCTGAACAAAGATCTTTTCGGATTAGACCCAAATGGTGTGAATAACTCAGGTGGAGCTTTCTTCATTATATTCCTTGCCCCAATAATCGGACTTCTTTGGATCTGGTTGAATAAAAGAAAAATTGAACCCAACACCCTTATCAAATTCGGATTAGGATTCATTTTCCTGGGATTAGGATATTATGTTTTATTTGCCACCCGTTTATTTGCAGACCTTCAGGGAATTACTTCATTGAATTTCTTCACTCTAGCCCTGTTAATCATTACTCTCGGGGAACTATGCCTCTCTCCTATCGGATTATCCATCATGACAAAGCTTTCTACCAAGAATCTTCAGGGAATGATGATGGGAATGTGGTTTCTTGCTTCAGCTTACGGACAGTATGTTGCGGGGATTATCGGAGCCAGTCTTGCCACTTCAAAAGAAGGTTCTACCAACTATGATGCTTTGATCACTTATACTGATGGATATAAACAATTGGGATTATATGCGATAATTGCCGGAGTGGTATTAATTTTGATATCTCCGTACGTGAAAAAATTAATGCAAGATGTAAAATAA
- a CDS encoding YhcG family protein has translation MEISEDSLFQSVKEIIRQSREKVFRIANSTLLLTYWQIGKLIVEDEQQGKERAEYGKYTLKKLSQKLTLEFGKGFDYTNLSNMRKFYTAFPIVDTLSQQLSWSHYRLISSQDNKDKRHYYLNESVQNNWNVRDLKRQINSLAYERVLEHKKSSSESIHSVLKDPYIFEFLGLKADEQFSEKEIETAIIDHIQKFLLEFGKGFAFVARQQHISTDTSDFYIDLVFYNYILKCFVIIDLKTEELSHQDIGQIDMYVRMYDDLKRGEGDNPTIGILLCSEKDETIVKYSILNDKNNLFASKYLLYLPKEEELKQIIDQDRIRFELDQKDKNP, from the coding sequence ATGGAAATTTCCGAAGATTCTTTATTCCAATCCGTAAAGGAAATCATTAGACAGTCGCGCGAAAAAGTTTTTCGAATAGCGAATTCTACTTTACTGCTTACCTACTGGCAAATTGGAAAACTTATTGTTGAAGATGAACAACAGGGAAAAGAACGTGCAGAATATGGAAAATATACGCTGAAAAAACTTTCTCAGAAGCTTACCTTAGAATTTGGAAAAGGGTTTGATTATACCAACTTATCCAATATGCGAAAGTTTTACACTGCATTTCCAATTGTTGACACATTGTCTCAACAATTGAGCTGGTCACATTACAGATTGATTTCAAGTCAGGATAATAAAGACAAAAGACATTATTATCTAAATGAATCCGTACAAAATAACTGGAACGTAAGAGATCTCAAAAGACAAATCAATTCGCTAGCTTACGAAAGAGTTTTAGAACATAAAAAGTCTTCTTCGGAAAGTATTCACAGTGTTTTAAAAGATCCTTATATTTTTGAATTTCTTGGGTTAAAAGCTGATGAACAATTCTCTGAAAAAGAAATTGAAACAGCCATTATTGACCATATCCAGAAGTTTTTATTGGAATTCGGGAAAGGGTTCGCTTTTGTAGCCAGGCAACAACATATCTCAACAGATACATCGGACTTCTACATTGATCTTGTTTTCTACAATTACATCTTAAAATGCTTTGTCATAATTGATTTAAAAACCGAAGAACTTTCTCATCAGGATATCGGGCAGATTGATATGTATGTAAGAATGTATGATGATCTAAAACGCGGTGAAGGAGATAACCCAACCATCGGAATTTTATTATGTTCAGAAAAGGATGAAACTATTGTAAAATATTCCATTTTGAATGATAAAAACAATTTATTTGCCAGCAAATACCTGTTGTACCTCCCAAAAGAAGAAGAATTAAAACAAATTATTGATCAGGACAGAATCCGTTTTGAACTGGATCAGAAAGATAAAAACCCTTAA
- a CDS encoding peptide MFS transporter, with protein MDNIEALSPKPDEFVENKNSRHPKGLWVLFGTEMWERFNFYGMRALLTLFMVNSLLIKEADAAIIYGGFLALCYLTPLLGGFIADKYIGNRYAIIIGGSLMAIGQFLLFISASTFSADIGSAKLIMWLALFVIIFGNGFFKPNISSMVGSLYPKQEKSKLDSAFTIFYMGINIGAFLGQFICPYVGDVKDATTGVRDIFAFKWGFLAASIAMVIGTITFFILKNKYVVTPEGRPIGGLPKNNTSADFEEGETQTAKFSGTFLGITVAIFVVLFFVFRYLLVGELGFNSVEMGQMIKGIIYPFIYSAGISLAFLIMSSAENKIERQRIWVIYIVSFFIIFFWAAFEQAGSSLTFIADNQTDRNIFGWNMPPSMVQIFNGIFVVLLAVPFSLCWDKLRAKGKEPVSPFKQAMGLALIALSYFIIAHNVKDLGNSGLLAIKWLMLLYFIQTCGELCLSPIGLSLVGKLAPKRFASLLYGVFFISNAAGYALAGSLGALIPATGDKFKKAEELGVNLQDVLDKKVTLTADQVAAFDKAQLPLHNPTFVGFEIHNLFEFFMVFVVLCGIASVILGLISPILKKMMHGVN; from the coding sequence ATGGATAATATTGAAGCATTGAGTCCGAAGCCGGATGAATTTGTAGAGAATAAGAATTCCAGGCATCCTAAAGGATTATGGGTTCTTTTCGGAACAGAAATGTGGGAGCGTTTCAACTTTTATGGAATGAGAGCTCTTTTGACGCTCTTCATGGTAAATTCCTTATTAATAAAAGAAGCTGATGCAGCGATCATCTATGGTGGATTTCTAGCTTTATGTTATCTAACCCCTCTTTTAGGAGGATTTATTGCTGATAAATATATCGGAAACAGATATGCCATTATTATTGGTGGATCATTAATGGCGATTGGTCAGTTCCTATTATTCATCAGTGCCTCTACTTTCTCCGCGGATATCGGAAGTGCCAAACTTATTATGTGGCTGGCATTATTCGTTATTATTTTCGGTAATGGATTCTTCAAACCGAATATTTCCTCAATGGTAGGAAGCCTTTATCCAAAGCAGGAAAAATCTAAACTGGATTCTGCTTTCACCATTTTCTATATGGGGATTAACATTGGGGCGTTCTTAGGTCAGTTTATCTGTCCGTACGTAGGAGACGTAAAAGATGCTACCACTGGAGTAAGAGATATTTTTGCTTTCAAATGGGGATTCTTAGCGGCTTCTATTGCAATGGTAATTGGAACGATAACTTTCTTTATTCTTAAAAACAAATATGTAGTAACTCCGGAAGGAAGACCTATCGGAGGATTACCTAAAAATAATACAAGTGCAGATTTCGAAGAAGGAGAAACGCAAACAGCAAAATTTTCTGGTACATTCTTAGGAATTACGGTAGCTATATTTGTTGTTCTATTCTTTGTATTTAGATATTTACTTGTAGGAGAACTTGGGTTTAACTCAGTGGAAATGGGTCAAATGATCAAAGGAATTATTTATCCTTTTATCTATTCCGCAGGTATTTCCCTTGCCTTCCTGATTATGTCTTCTGCAGAAAATAAAATTGAAAGACAAAGAATCTGGGTAATCTATATCGTATCATTCTTTATTATTTTCTTCTGGGCAGCATTTGAACAGGCAGGATCTTCATTAACATTTATTGCAGACAACCAAACAGACAGAAACATTTTCGGATGGAATATGCCTCCTTCAATGGTTCAGATCTTCAACGGAATTTTCGTAGTTCTTTTAGCAGTTCCTTTCAGTTTATGTTGGGATAAACTAAGAGCAAAAGGAAAAGAGCCTGTATCTCCTTTCAAACAAGCAATGGGATTAGCATTGATCGCTCTTTCTTATTTCATCATTGCACACAATGTAAAGGATCTTGGAAACTCAGGTTTACTGGCAATCAAATGGTTAATGTTACTTTATTTCATTCAGACTTGTGGTGAGCTTTGTCTTTCTCCAATCGGATTATCACTAGTTGGTAAGCTTGCTCCGAAAAGATTTGCTTCATTATTATATGGTGTTTTCTTCATTTCTAACGCTGCTGGTTATGCATTAGCAGGTTCATTGGGAGCACTTATCCCTGCTACAGGTGATAAATTCAAAAAAGCTGAAGAATTAGGAGTTAATCTACAGGATGTTTTAGATAAAAAAGTAACGCTGACAGCTGATCAGGTAGCGGCTTTTGATAAGGCTCAGCTTCCATTACACAACCCTACGTTTGTAGGATTTGAAATCCACAACTTATTTGAATTCTTCATGGTATTCGTAGTTCTTTGTGGTATTGCTTCTGTCATCTTAGGATTAATTTCACCTATCTTAAAGAAAATGATGCACGGTGTAAACTAA
- a CDS encoding peptide MFS transporter, whose product MKTKHPKGLPYLFFTEMWERFGYYLILGIFVLYVIEPTGMKGGLGLPDKTADDIFGTYIALTYLTPFIGGFLADRVLGYIKSIYLGGFLMAAGYIGMGVFKDLPLFYTSLALIIIGNGFFKPTISTLLGNLYSEEPYKANKDSGYNIFYMGINIGAFICNIIAAFMRNKFGWGEAFITAGVGMLIGMVIFTIGRKHYIHAAQMKPVQEGDTKLSEIMLKVFVPAIVAGAIGWFIPNNIFGSDSTDAFIFACVPVIYFYASLYFKAKPDEKAPIGALLSVFLISMFFWAVFKQNGTALTRWANYYTDRSVPASLEKPLEGIYMVEGKSYEDKETPVYDNQFRSQKDDNGETKKEMGKDVYFKNISPEQRAALEKNPENKVYLYNTELFQSINPFWVIALTPVIVGFWALLRRKGKEPLTPTKIVLGLFISGLSCLVMVLAVMAGENGSVKVSPLWLVASYGVITIGELCLSPMGLSFVSKLSPARITALMMGGFFLANSVGNKLSGILASTWYNYENKTNYFLVNFALLIFATLLGLSMLKRLNKIMTEKGH is encoded by the coding sequence ATGAAGACTAAACATCCTAAAGGGCTGCCCTATCTCTTTTTTACAGAAATGTGGGAGCGTTTCGGGTATTACCTGATTCTTGGAATCTTTGTCCTATATGTTATTGAGCCTACGGGTATGAAAGGCGGACTTGGACTTCCGGATAAAACTGCTGATGACATTTTCGGAACTTATATTGCCTTAACCTATCTGACACCATTCATTGGAGGATTCCTGGCAGACAGGGTATTAGGATATATTAAATCTATTTATCTTGGAGGTTTTTTAATGGCTGCGGGATATATAGGAATGGGAGTTTTTAAAGATTTACCTTTATTTTATACTTCTCTGGCGTTAATTATAATAGGAAACGGGTTCTTTAAACCCACTATTTCAACCCTATTAGGAAACCTTTATTCTGAAGAACCTTATAAAGCGAACAAGGACTCCGGATATAATATTTTCTATATGGGAATCAATATCGGAGCATTTATCTGTAATATTATTGCCGCTTTTATGCGTAATAAATTCGGTTGGGGTGAAGCTTTCATCACTGCGGGTGTAGGAATGCTTATCGGTATGGTTATTTTCACCATAGGACGAAAGCATTATATCCACGCTGCTCAGATGAAACCTGTACAGGAAGGAGATACGAAGCTTTCTGAAATTATGCTTAAAGTTTTCGTTCCTGCTATCGTTGCCGGAGCAATAGGTTGGTTTATTCCTAACAATATTTTTGGAAGCGACAGTACAGATGCCTTTATTTTCGCATGTGTCCCTGTAATCTACTTCTACGCATCTCTTTATTTTAAAGCTAAACCGGACGAAAAAGCACCTATCGGGGCTTTGCTTTCTGTATTTCTGATCAGTATGTTCTTCTGGGCTGTTTTCAAACAAAATGGAACAGCTTTGACAAGATGGGCGAATTATTATACAGACAGAAGTGTTCCTGCATCTCTTGAAAAGCCATTAGAAGGAATCTATATGGTAGAAGGGAAAAGTTATGAGGACAAAGAAACGCCTGTTTATGACAACCAGTTCCGTTCTCAGAAAGACGACAACGGGGAAACTAAAAAGGAAATGGGAAAAGATGTTTATTTTAAAAATATATCCCCGGAACAGCGTGCTGCCCTTGAGAAAAACCCTGAAAACAAAGTATATTTATACAATACAGAATTATTCCAGTCTATCAATCCATTCTGGGTTATTGCACTCACTCCTGTTATCGTAGGATTCTGGGCATTATTGAGACGAAAAGGAAAAGAACCTTTAACGCCTACCAAGATTGTTTTAGGATTATTTATTTCCGGTCTTTCCTGTTTGGTAATGGTTTTAGCAGTGATGGCCGGAGAAAACGGATCGGTAAAAGTTTCACCATTATGGCTTGTTGCCAGTTATGGCGTGATTACAATTGGGGAACTATGTTTATCTCCAATGGGGCTTTCTTTTGTCTCTAAACTTTCTCCTGCAAGGATTACTGCATTGATGATGGGAGGATTCTTCTTGGCTAACTCTGTGGGAAATAAACTTTCAGGTATCCTGGCAAGTACATGGTATAATTATGAAAACAAAACGAATTATTTCCTTGTTAACTTTGCCTTGTTAATATTTGCTACACTTTTAGGTCTTTCTATGTTAAAAAGACTGAATAAGATTATGACTGAAAAAGGGCATTAA
- a CDS encoding bacteriocin-like protein, translating to MKNLKKISREKLKSVQGGLKDFCQPGAGDVCAQYGLECGFWYTVQNGQVVESHNACM from the coding sequence ATGAAAAATTTAAAAAAGATTTCGAGAGAAAAATTAAAAAGTGTCCAAGGAGGTTTAAAAGATTTTTGTCAGCCGGGAGCTGGTGATGTATGTGCACAATATGGATTGGAATGTGGCTTTTGGTATACGGTACAAAATGGCCAGGTGGTTGAGTCCCATAATGCTTGTATGTAA